The Belonocnema kinseyi isolate 2016_QV_RU_SX_M_011 chromosome 1, B_treatae_v1, whole genome shotgun sequence genomic interval gttgtcatggaaaaccaaagaaagtttaaccgatatttggttaaagtttatctcgtaaagttaatttttgttgcagcgaatctttcatcggaaatcgatgtaaagtttatcttctgttttttttctgtGAGAGTTCTGTTTGATTTTCAACTTTCACCGCGGTATCAGAGTTTACCCAAGGTTTcctgaaagtaaaaaaatgcgGATATGCCCTCATCCGCATTAGGTAATTGTATTAAAGTAGTCTGGTCAGTGCCCAGTTGTATACCTTAAGGAGGTCGCATCTGTTTGAATACGGCCAAATAGATGTaaagtagaaaaatgttttatctcatttcatgcaaAATCCTCATTAAACacgttaaaaatgataattcatggcaaagttttagaaataaatcaGTCTTTTTCTCGGTTCTCTTCAGGCTGTCTTTAGAAAAATTAGAGACTTTTATTGGAACAAAACTAGAATTAAActatataataattatagcattatttattttcaacgctttcaatttttatatttacacttcTAACAtgcttaattattattatttctttattttgtaccTTCTGTATATCAATTTGTAAAACTTCGACTAACTTAATCAGTCTTAAGGATTTCAACGGataatttggttatttttaactaatttcgtTGATTGAAATAGTGAAATACAATGTAACAGTTCCACTTAAAGTAAAataacagttttcaaaatttcgaataatcACAATAATATCTCACCACatgacttaaaaaattgaaaaaacatatttatgaatattacagtctgtcaagttaaagcgtgggtggctttactcgcagtcggtaaggtgtatcgacatgattttggtgtcaaaatattaagaagagcttcttctttcatgctttttgatttaacattcagtttgctttcaattctcatcttgttaccacgttacaaaaaatgagttccgtatacgcttcgcgcttcgaggcNNNNNNNNNNNNNNNNNNNNNNNNNNNNNNNNNNNNNNNNNNNNNNNNNNNNNNNNNNNNNNNNNNNNNNNNNNNNNNNNNNNNNNNNNNNNNNNNNNNNgaaagagggagctcttcttaatattttgacaccaaaatcatgtcgatacaccttaccgactgcgagtaaagccacccatgctttaacttgacagactgtagtaccctggcggaccaaaggatccgaatggagcctctacaaagtacccgtgaagaccccattgggtccccattcggttcctttttaaaatactaaaaaaacagcaagatcaacttttaaactgttgaaattcggattttacgttaaattttctattagaaatttgCGGAGTAATCGcgatacttttttttgcagcgttaaaaattttaaaaaatgtcattaacttctgctgaagttgacttcaagcgcatccgtaatagctcaagtagtatgttgcactTGAAGGCTCCTTCGGCCCAtttaaatgacaggtatttttttttaagtttttaaagctgcaagaaaaagtattgcgattactccgtgagtttctaatacaaattttaacgtagaatccgaatttcaacaatttaaacgttgattttgctgtttttttagttttttcaaaaaggaacggAATGAAgacacaatggggtctttacaggtactttgtagaagctccattCGGTTATTTCGGTTCACCAGGgttacattaaataaaatatggtaaataatgatttgaaaaaagctgCACTAGACGcagaattttattacttttatatagttaattactaattaaatattttatcagattttcatgTACTGCTTTTTCAACACATTtgatcattgtttaaacaatttgtattttatgcACTTATTAAGgcagttaataaattttaagttcatttgTTTTGTGggagacaatttttaattatataaacaattaatattactTGCTCCGattcataaaaaagaaactttttatttttactgaatcTCTTTCGCTTATAATTATTTAGTATATTCTTATGTCATCGAAGTTCATCTAAGAAAATGACAACCCAGAAAGccactaaaaaaatggtttaaaaaacttaatattacTCAAACAATTAGACTATTTGTTCTGAGATAAGAGAGTACTGAATTGGCAAACTTGTTAgatttacactgaaaaaaaaatgttcttgaatcaagaaaatattacttgattcaagtcaatcgcaggtacgaatggggacgatggaatatgagtgtgttccaaataaataagtacttgctaccgtatgcttggaacaagcgtacattttcttaatctgagaaaatgtattcttaaataaaatagtgcattttattattctgaaacttTAATGTGTTACTTCACATAGAGATGTAtacaaatgcagaacatagtttacttccaagaaatcattttaatatacttcaagaatatattttcttaatatactAATATGTAGTATCAGAGCAATAGACTAGTgtctcaactgaacactattcctcaaaaaaaaaagtttttgaaattattgttatataatcttcattttttaaaaattgaaaaatcacaaTCACCGAGGATTGAAAAggctttttttcttaatatatataaaaatttttttaaatatttgaacataatgaaataaataaataaaaattctccgtaaaatgcgcagttttttaatttatccaactcttttattgtatataatactctcttactcaattttaatgcaaaataacatttcttaaacaacaattggaaatatttgcaaaagcgaagtaagtttcacttatttaacgaggcatttaatacttcttgtttttaaatatttaaaacgcttaaaaacgacccaaaggtaataaataatcaataaaagttgcaagtacaaaaatgctttaataacatcaatgataaaaaattatgttctgctatacgaaaactTTTATAAACCACACAGatttaaatttatcgaattcttttatcatactcttttttacaaaaattcgaataTGGTATTGCTTtcataaaacaacaatttaaaatatgcaaaaaataattaaactttacttattttacaatgggctcaatacttttttctttaaaaacttaatccgcttaaaaactatgCAAagcgtataaaaaataaataacttttaagttcaaaaacgcTTTAACAACATCAgtgataaatattttctgatttttaaaaacttttataaaacgcacagttttcgatttatttaattcttttataatactttttaattcagtttttaatttaaaataacaattcctaacaaattattaaagatatgtagaaaaattgatcgctagtttaaatattacctatataaaaaagtgctcgataattcatttttattttaaatataaaatacttcgaaaacagaagaaacaagaattctataaagaaacgtttagtgcaagaacttgcaggttaaaaccgatctcacggtggtcggctgaaaaatatttttttgcttcctCCTTGAATTCtcagttattttattaaaaaaatttttaagtgtcaattattaattgttcctttataaaatgaaatgcattcttaatcaaattttaaaaaatgttattgaattcttttttcttaaatattttgctttaaaaacgcatacaaattttttaaattattaagaaaatgtaataattgtattttaaagcattttttaaagctcataactttttttatgctgtcatatatttattttttattatttttataataaaaaaattatgtaagtatattcGTTAATGACacgttgaaatgaaattttctatggtCATTGAATTCAGTGgctgaaaaacctaattttgttaatttcattttaaaaaaaaactaaatttatgcTTGATTAtgtaaaatagcaacattatatgcgtGCTACAGTACTCGGGAAGCATTGCATTaccaattaataatataaaaatataaaacaagatattaataatttcaaatagcaagaatataaaattgaaaattattttaaaaattcctgctcaataaaggaatttgtttttcatttaggaaaaattaatttttttaattcggctagattaccattttttttaaagttaaaaaatctgttgcctgaaactcatttattttaaattagaataacacatgatcattttatattttcaaaactattttttttacttataacttttatgaatttttctatttttgtgattttgaaactgctgttatcgaacacgaaaaatttttttaaagaaaatacaattatgtcttagaactgtaatttaaattaaatcatgttcagataataaaatttgtaacatttcagAAATCAACTTTTGTCTAGCCGAATccgaaaaagtaatatttccttattgaataaagaattcctgtatttagcagaaATATTCATTGTTATTTGTAAGTTCGGATATTTTTTTGTTACCTtcaacactacacaaaaataatttcagagtgGCCGCTTCAACCAAGGAAAAAATTTCCAGTCATTTTcctattcacaaaaatgtttcacggttgaaaaaattcgaaatggtttaattttgagtagattaatatatacaaataataagcgaaaaaattatagacgcagtaaatttataaccttttaataattttaggaataaaatgacttttgagtcttgcataattatttcaaaatgaaaaacacttttttcaaatctatttaaaaattttaatttcttgtcaCCAAAAACTTACCAACGCaataaagttataattatttttatagttttatgagtgatttgatttgtgtgtcagcctaaagttagtagtttatcaaagttgcaaattcctacctacatttgcataaatcaaattgattatgtgcaccaatgttttgaattttataaatattattaaatttcaaaatcattgcTAGCGgagaagagaaccaacttcatgacatgtcaacttgtcgattattatatttaataagatacttatgcaataagaaggaaattaatttagactaatatattaattttcatagcatGTGtgtgatgtctattgtatcaagtctacagttcttatgtagaaataattgatgtgattctatcacattcgtttcaaattaataattatttgaagaaaaatattcaagcattgttctaaatgaaattatttcttcaCTGGATACATTCagtttctcgtctcaagaacatgaacattgtttcaattaaaatagtagcgAAATAAGTATATGCATTTACTTCGATCAAGAAAACTTTTGTTAGAGTTTTCGTTACTTatcataagaatataatattcttcattcaatattttattaaatttgacgcaaataagtataaagaaacaaattaactcaatagttttttgcttagagtaaatatatgcttgattcaaatagttgtcctgattctattattttcttgattcaagaaaatcggccccttgtaaaaataaaatagttgcttctttcaagtaaaatcagccaaataaactagcctacttgatttaatgcaaattttttttagtgtactaagtaaaaaattggttaaacaaatagaaattgcttaaataattgcaagtcgtcttttaaaacaaatggaacaaatggaaaaggaaagggggagggtcggtaaggccggtttttggcctaatttatttttggaccgaaaaatctgaaaaaatcatggtagtatcttataagtatcccgagtcgattgcacgctaaacggactaccctccaccccccagccacgcccacccccctacaaatataggaaacaccactacccaccaactgtattttcgagagatttgacactcttaaacatgtattctgaggttagctcgggtttactatgatTTTCgtggtcgccgaatacaaatctggcgtcctttgacttttatcgcgtcaggttcagggtcattggaaggtcaaatcgaggccaaaaaccggccttaccgaccctcccccttttcgattaaaaagagcTGGAAAAGGCAAATTTCTGCAGcgctttgtattatttttttctaaaaaagaacttCTTTTGCCCCGGTGGGAATCGATCCATAGAACTTCCAATTGCCGACCGGGTGGTTTACCGTTAAGCTCCAACTAGCCTGTAAAgacgttaaaaaattgtttttcttctaaTTATAATACAGATTACTTGTAaattttgacttgtaacacctggcataatAGTGCGTCTATGCCTGGAAAGGAatctctcgatctctctagtagctaaACAGGAAAGCACCCAACTGGCAATCAGAAGTTCTTTGGTTTGATTCCCTACGGTGAGAAAGAAAACcttgtttcagaaaaaatgtaatttaaaaattatttaattcatagGTCTATCCAGTCTGTAAGGACTTAATCAATTCTGTGATTCGCTGATCGTCATACAGATGTACCTATCAATGCTTATTTATTATCACttcttattatatattttttatagatcatagacagtttttaaatagtttaatagattcattctgttaaaaaagattgatGCAATTGAAATCTacttataagttttttttcataaatataatgaaaattccaaaaaatccacttttaaaattatttttgacaaaaatgtttaaaaacgaaGACAAATATTATTGCTTGATCTGGTTCTAAACTTACGCAATAATGAGAATTATTTGAGACtacaatttgttcaattttcatgagCATAGCTCAACTTATTTTCGAGTTATTGACACACACAgacgcatccattttttaaaaacctcaTTTTTCAACTTCTACCGTCAAATTACTTCAAGACATGACAACAAATGAAGTTTAAACATCTTCATCGTTACGACGCTTTCTCTGTGAGAAAGCAACTATTTGAAAATAGTTGGAAATTGGTCACGTATcgaataaaagtaatattttgaaacaaatactgtCCATAGAATTAATTGTATATctgctttttgtattttttacggtaataaattatcaattttaaacaattctaatttaGTTACTTTTAAATGTAATCATAAGTCATAGGCTATATGTACTCgcataaaaaacaattcttgagacacaaattttgtttaaaaattttttattagaatcttATTTTTATCCATTTATCAAATTGAGCCTTATTTTAAGACGACATTCGGAAATTAACTCGACACCATACTTACATAAAAATTGTTCTATGTTGTTCTAATTGTTTTAAGCTGTTTACATTTTCCCTTCAATCATATTTCAGTAAACCATCCTGCTAACAGAGTCGTATGTGATTTTAGGAAATCCCGATAACCCTCCAATTTGACAAACGTCTCTAGATCcttcacaacaaaattttcaaaacaatatttttttatataatctgcATTGTGTTTTTCTGCAAAACTCAGAAGCTCAAGGATATTCTCAAGTTTTATCTTTGAGATGAGACTTTTTTCGCAGATCAATTTGAGTTCATTAATTTCGTATCTGTCGTCAGCAATCAAAATTTCTTCAGCAGTATCATTCAGGTTTTCCACTTTTCCCGCGTACATAAATCGAAGTACTTCTGTAAATACCTTTGGATCCATTTCCTCGATTTCTACCTTATTGGAAATCGATTCCTTCATTTCATGGCAgaacattctttgaaatactgGACTGTGGGCTGATAAAGCCAATTTATGCCCAACGAATTTCTCTTTTCCAATTAATATTTGCACGTCGCTGAAAGTATCATTATTCAAATAGGCGTCATATATTATTGATTTGTTCTTTTCACCAAGTGTGCTCTTATGCTTTTCATATTCTCCTACTTTACATAAAATCATGAACTTTCCATTAAATgtaaacttttcaaatctttttgagtCAAGCGAGAAGAAAGACATTGGAACCAATTAAAATCAACCGTTGTTTTAGCTAGACTGAACAGTGTTCCTTTTGTGGGATGCGTGAAAGAAATTTTGATCGTATGATTTTTTGGAATACTCAAACGATTCTCTACACAATTTCTAAGCCACAGTCCTAAAGTCCAATGGCCGTCTTCTATCTCGTTCTTTCTCATGTCAACTTTAAATCTCTCATTGCtctcttttggattaaaatcgtTCGATCCAATAGTCACACACACAATCACCCCTTTCAGTGAATTTATCAGTATCTTTTACAATCCACAAATActtaaatcgaagattttttctgACTATCTTGGAttctgaaaacaatatttttattactcaAGATCTCTTTGATATAcatctctttttaaattatatatttaaaaagaaagaaaactttgCTAAGCACACGCGGCCTTTAACCAGGCCACCAGATGCGTCCTCTGGTTGTGGATAAATGGTCTCTGTACCGAGAGGTTTTACTAGATATGGCTACAAAGGTAAATGATTAGTCACGACCAATGGTTCAGGCATGTTCTCGAACAAAAACCCCCCTAATACAAAAGCGAACtaccatatttaattaaaatggtgtCAGGGTATGGTATCTCAGAATAACATTTCCTCATCTCTACTAGCAGAGCTATGTAGGGATTTACAAAATATATCCCAACAAATCGTGCGAACAAAATGGTTTATTTTCGAAATCGAAAGCAAAAAATAATCCCAGGGGGATTAGACAAAAGCCCCTTTGGAAAAAGCATCTTCTTTTGAGAATATGGGAAATACTGGAAGAGtttcaggcaaagtccgatgtgccgtcacaccgcagtctgcctagtccctccgcgaattgactgagcggtatcaggcaaagtccgaagtagcactttcacttcggactctgcctagtcaaatcgcgaaatGCCCGACAAGCTCAGTCAAAGTCcagagtaaaaagaaaacctatgGGGTTTACTTTTTCCGCTGCACAGTAAGCTGGCTctagaatttacaattcaaaatagtctacaggTCGCAATTGTGAGCggatatgaaacttttttttaaatggtcagcattaaatttgtaagaaaacttattgattatattcatcaatttttgttttaatataattatttattcaacggaagttattttttgaaaaaaaaaactagaaaaataagatcgatatgtatcatatttaacgtagtatatttctaaattctaaatacgcgacaaattttctgcaatttttaaggCACTGAATTTgcctaagaatttaattttcatcgctGGATTTTCCGCCTCGTCagccatcgttaagaattttcaaacacacggtcgatttataaatattattccgaagcaataaaaacaacttattcggaaatgtacactgaaactcgaaccataagataaaaaatttacttttataatacttCCAACATTAGTACAAGAACTTCTTTTCAAAAACTATCCAAACTTCCACAACCACGTCAGGAACTATATTAAACTATTGTTATTTTGAGGATAATTAAGTAGTTGCATCAGTCCCAAAATAAAAGGGCGGTGGGAGGAAAGGGGTGGTAAAATAACATTTCTTGATTATTTAAGAATCTAATACGAAATGaaaaggaagttttgttttgaagcGTTATTTCGAAACAATCATGAAAGCAGATAttcaatttacctattttaatcaaagacagattttttatctgtcatactaaatcttagtagcAGTGTTtaaacagtgattttcgatctcaataaattaatatgtGACTGTCCGCGAAGAAACGGACCTTACGcgccaaagctgaattttacagtacgggtgacagtgatcccagatctgaaacgagatgcggtccaatactatgacagggctatgtccgtgtgaatatagtaggagacgctgtacatgactgagttgcgcgcgcNNNNNNNNNNNNNNNNNNNNNNNNNNNNNNNNNNNNNNNNNNNNNNNNNNNNNNNNNNNNNNNNNNNNNNNNNNNNNNNNNNNNNNNNNNNNNNNNNNNNaatttattttttatacatgaaataacataacctcaaaatatacgaatatcaagagacgtgcgatctattcaaatcatgcgaatcgtccgcatcgaaatctggaaatattaaaatcccaatctcctgaatttatttcaaagcagttagctgtttgcagatagatatataaatagaatcgacgaagtgctccgaccggcaatcgtgcatcttcgagctttcaaattcagaagaggagaaatgggttgcgcgcgcaactcagtcatttacagcgtctcctactatattcacacggaaatagacctgtgatagtattggaccgcatctcgtttcagatctgggatcactgacggGTGAGCGTAGCCGAGTCCGCAAGCAGGCAGTTGAGTAGTGGGGGAGGCGTCAAAGAAAAGCACCGCCACCACTTACCACTGCATCTTCAGGCGCTCATATCGGTGAGCCAGTGGAGCTCACGGACACAGCGTATGACAGCTGTAGTGATAAGTAGTGGGGCTGGATTTCGTAAGCCTCTCGTTCGGTCTCCGACTACGTTTATCATGCCTACgtttgcagcttaataacaaaaaaagtaatcaacttaaacaatttcagatttttgtaaatgaaagaccaactcaacaactatcgattggtgtaaaaacctaacaaatcgatttttggcgcgtaaggtcccttttttcgcggacggtcacatattttgaataataataaccaactTTTAAAACGAAGCATCTATTACTGGCTGTTTCTTACTGGAAAGTTAGTTTTTACCATAAGTATGGTAGTTTCTTTATCAatgaaattttacagtttatcctttatcataaaaagtattttacacgtatattgaatcatttttcatcgaataaatcaacaaaaaaccATTGCTGTTATTGCTTATCTATTTCTTACAAACAATAGACTGGTGCCCTGTACGGAATAGATATCTATGAATTCGCATTAAGTAATCGGATTTTCCTGAAAAGGCTTAAATTTGGAAACTATTCAcactttagaacaataaaaatatttaaaatgaattatttatgtttcgAAGTCTATCTACGTTAAATATAAACATACAGTACAattccgataactttccaacttcggggctgtaggggcagaaaattccaggaattgcggacttttTGGatccccctctagtagcacgatattaggtgcacgcatgcgtaaatcatgggcacAAATCATGAGAAAAATAGCACACATAgagggagaaccacaattagtatGGGTTCCGTACATGTGATGACAtgttaaggggagtgtacacttaccGGACGGTAAGTTGTCGGACTTGCACTGTAAGTTTGACTTTTCGCCTAGGGAGCAATTGCGACCTGTAGATtagtttgaattataaattctCGAGCTAACCTCCTGTGCAGCGGGAAGAGTAAACTCTAAAGGTTTCATTTTTACTACGGACTTTGCCTGAGCATGTccggcacttcgcgatttgactaggcagagtccgaagtaaAAGTGCTACtacggactttgcctgacaccgctcaaTCAATTTGCCTATGACAaaaccaccgaacgcgtcctcgggttgcggatagagggtccctgtactaagggtttctgctgaatatggttacaaaaataaataggcagtcgcggataattgtccaggggtggtcccgaaggaattaacccccaagcggaggtgtggaaaccgtgccgaaagctgaatggcacgtgggtgaggtgtctagaacggtgactctgggataccaggcgacctctcagagtaagaagccttatccttgcatgcggtgctctacaaggatggacgaacccctttccctagcttctcgtgggaacaacaatgacaacaccaaacatagttgtagtaagtgcggttcaaaacaacagaacgcgcagggctcccgacaatgggtcggccaacaatgccgaccaatctagagctgagggagccaatgaaaatggattcaatgcgatgaatcagcaggatctcgtgacctttggttggacggagcgactgaatcacgacttgctagactgctacgatgcgagtgtggcccgtgaacggggttacatggcacgactgcatgctctgtggtgcgagaaacacccggagctatcgcacttttcgcagcaacgtctgcgaaaccatgctgaaataATCCGTAAacggggctatgtaagcggaacgcctactctaccacaaatagaacaagccggcaacagagaaagagaggcgacactaagaccaaccgcgggaggcatccaatagatgaagagcgatgctttacgacccggagaaatatcgacaccaaggtttctctcaagcctaaagttctggctgaaatggatgacgagcttcgtcgacattttttcggtgaatccgacctctgggctatcaattattgtgcgtataatgcagcgagagctttggccgatgcgaaccgtaaaacaaaaccaacggctgatcataagaccaaaaaacgaatgcatcaccttgccataaagataggctgggcaagacagtacgcgtcccgcattcaatgtgtgattgactacatcacatctggcagaaattttaccgccaaggttcgaaagttcgcgcgcgaactccggacgcgttatcacacacttaacaagtcaaagctgctgaccatcaggcagcatattgttgagagaatacgcatactatctgacgctaagagaagtctagagcggaggtattgagagagatgaagaactattccgcaccgggaccagattgtatcaaaaccttctggtggaagaagttttcttcaacccatcagcatttggcccgtattttcacctcatatttgaagtcggaagagccgattccagagtggttggaggaagggcgcacaatactcctgccgaaaataggcaacttagctgacccgaagaactacaggtcaataacttgtctgaacacgctttataagatattcacagctatcccaaatgataggattattcgggcaattgaacctgtgttgcaagaaatgcatgaacaacaaggctcaaagaaaggcgaagccggatgtcgggagaatctgctcatcgatagatgtgtctgcaaagaagcagcattctaccagcgtgacctatcgatggcctggattgattatcggaaagctttcgattctacatcccatacacttatcatctgtcttttggaaatcttaaaggttcatccgcaaatagttgggtgcatagagagattgatgccgctttggaaaaccagatttactatctcatctggaaaaaatcgtgtgacaactaacaaggtcacgtttcagagtgGTGTCTTTctgggcgacaccatgagcccactcctcttttgccttacattattgccactatctcaagcactgcgccattccgacgggtacttgtgcggcaaacctgcagatcgaaagtacaaggtcactcatgtattttacatggacgatcttaagatctatgctaaNNNNNNNNNNNNNNNNNNNNNNNNNNNNNNNNNNNNNNNN includes:
- the LOC117174936 gene encoding speckle-type POZ protein B-like; the protein is MSFFSLDSKRFEKFTFNGKFMILCKVGEYEKHKSTLGEKNKSIIYDAYLNNDTFSDVQILIGKEKFVGHKLALSAHSPVFQRMFCHEMKESISNKVEIEEMDPKVFTEVLRFMYAGKVENLNDTAEEILIADDRYEINELKLICEKSLISKIKLENILELLSFAEKHNADYIKKYCFENFVVKDLETFVKLEGYRDFLKSHTTLLAGWFTEI